In a genomic window of Gloeocapsopsis dulcis:
- a CDS encoding HsdM family class I SAM-dependent methyltransferase: MNLKNSEPLLNQKAGVPFHNISQLTFQKLKEDSDNVAANLKNFINGFSAAGREIIEYFNFNDHINRLDEANLLFLIVKKFAEIDLHPDVVSNMEMGYVFEELIRKFSELSNETAGEHFTPREVIRLMVNLLFLNDRETLTQKGIVKTIYDPACGTGGMLSVAEEYIKELNLDAKPVVFGQELNPESYAICKSDMLIKGQNVSNIKFGNSFTNDGLERETFDYMLSNPPFGVEWKKVQTHVKAEHEKKGFDGRFGAGLPRISDGSFLFLQHMIAKMKRDNGGSRIAIVFNGSPLFSGSAGSGESEIRKWIIENDMLEAIVALPDQLFYNTGIYTYIWIVTNAKAPERRGKIQLINGIHYYKKMSRSLGNKRNVIGDGVEVVPDQIAEITQIYGEFQQNATRTLEIEGAKKDVVVSKIFDNKDFGYWRITVERPLRLNFQASEERLARLEIEPAFVNLATSKQRGGLAQIEIAAGKVFQETIKTALQSLGDRLYKNREVFEQALNKALKTANIKISAPVKKTIMNVLSERDETADICTDKDGNPEPDSDLRDYENVPLQDDIDEYMKREVLPHVPDAWVDESKTKIGYEIPFTRHFYEYVPPRPLEEIEREIKDLEDEIRGMLDMVL; encoded by the coding sequence ATGAATTTGAAGAACTCAGAGCCATTACTCAATCAAAAGGCTGGTGTACCGTTTCATAATATCAGCCAGCTTACATTTCAAAAATTAAAGGAAGACTCGGATAACGTTGCAGCAAATCTGAAAAACTTTATCAATGGCTTCTCAGCAGCAGGGCGAGAAATCATTGAATATTTCAACTTTAACGATCATATCAACCGTTTAGATGAGGCGAATTTATTATTTTTAATTGTTAAGAAGTTTGCTGAGATCGACTTGCACCCCGATGTCGTCTCAAACATGGAGATGGGCTATGTGTTTGAGGAATTAATTCGCAAGTTCTCAGAATTGTCGAATGAAACAGCGGGGGAACATTTCACGCCGCGTGAAGTGATTCGGTTGATGGTGAATCTACTATTTCTGAATGATCGCGAAACCTTGACTCAGAAAGGTATTGTCAAAACTATTTACGATCCAGCCTGCGGCACGGGCGGGATGCTGTCGGTGGCAGAGGAGTACATTAAGGAACTGAACCTGGATGCAAAGCCTGTAGTCTTTGGGCAGGAGTTGAACCCAGAGTCCTATGCGATTTGCAAATCGGACATGCTGATTAAAGGGCAGAATGTCAGCAATATCAAGTTTGGCAATTCTTTCACAAATGATGGGTTAGAGCGCGAAACCTTTGACTATATGCTGTCTAATCCACCGTTTGGGGTGGAGTGGAAGAAGGTGCAAACCCATGTGAAAGCAGAGCATGAGAAGAAGGGCTTTGATGGGCGGTTCGGTGCAGGGTTGCCGCGAATTTCGGATGGATCGTTTTTGTTTTTGCAACACATGATCGCCAAGATGAAGCGGGATAATGGCGGTTCTCGAATTGCCATTGTATTTAATGGATCGCCGCTATTTTCTGGTAGTGCAGGCAGTGGGGAAAGCGAAATCCGCAAGTGGATTATTGAAAATGACATGCTAGAAGCCATTGTTGCTTTACCCGATCAACTGTTCTACAACACGGGAATTTACACCTATATTTGGATTGTCACCAATGCCAAAGCACCAGAACGTCGGGGCAAAATCCAGCTGATCAACGGCATTCACTATTACAAAAAGATGAGCCGCAGCCTGGGCAATAAGCGTAACGTAATTGGCGATGGAGTAGAGGTAGTGCCCGATCAGATTGCTGAAATCACTCAAATTTATGGGGAGTTTCAACAAAATGCAACTCGCACTTTAGAGATAGAAGGCGCTAAGAAGGATGTGGTAGTTAGCAAGATTTTTGATAACAAGGATTTTGGCTACTGGCGAATTACGGTAGAGCGTCCGTTACGGCTAAATTTTCAGGCGAGTGAAGAACGGTTGGCACGGTTGGAAATAGAACCGGCGTTTGTGAATTTGGCAACCTCCAAACAACGAGGTGGACTGGCACAGATTGAGATTGCAGCAGGTAAGGTGTTTCAGGAGACGATTAAAACGGCATTGCAAAGCTTAGGCGATCGCCTTTACAAAAACCGCGAAGTGTTTGAACAGGCGTTGAACAAGGCATTAAAAACAGCAAATATCAAAATTTCTGCCCCAGTAAAAAAGACAATTATGAATGTGCTGTCAGAACGAGATGAGACAGCGGATATTTGCACAGATAAGGACGGCAACCCAGAACCGGATTCAGATTTACGGGATTATGAAAATGTGCCGTTGCAGGATGATATTGACGAGTATATGAAGCGCGAAGTGTTGCCCCATGTGCCGGATGCTTGGGTGGATGAGAGTAAAACGAAGATTGGCTATGAGATTCCATTTACGCGGCATTTTTATGAGTATGTGCCACCGCGACCATTAGAAGAGATTGAGCGAGAGATTAAGGACTTAGAGGATGAGATTCGCGGCATGTTAGACATGGTGTTGTAA
- a CDS encoding antitoxin, whose amino-acid sequence MNIVKLSKDKDRQFVDLPQAYQLEGEEAYIKKVGNVIVLIPKDNPWQTLFNSLELFSDDFMEQREQPP is encoded by the coding sequence ATGAATATCGTTAAACTCTCAAAAGATAAAGATCGTCAGTTCGTTGATCTGCCCCAAGCCTATCAACTTGAGGGCGAAGAAGCCTATATCAAAAAAGTTGGTAACGTCATCGTTCTGATTCCCAAAGACAACCCTTGGCAAACTCTGTTCAACAGCTTAGAGTTATTCTCCGATGACTTTATGGAACAGCGAGAACAGCCACCCTAA
- a CDS encoding element excision factor XisH family protein: MRVALEKDGWTITNDPLMLPIGEQSVYVDLGAEKLLTAEKEGQKNAVEIKSFLSRSPVKDLEVALGQYVLYKGVMTYREEKRRLYLAIRDDVYLDIFSEPIGRIFIENHQLSIIVFDPITEEIVKWIN, encoded by the coding sequence GTGAGAGTTGCCCTAGAAAAGGATGGTTGGACGATTACAAACGATCCTTTGATGCTACCGATTGGTGAGCAGTCTGTTTATGTAGACTTGGGTGCAGAGAAGCTATTAACCGCAGAGAAAGAAGGGCAAAAAAATGCTGTAGAAATCAAAAGTTTTTTGAGTCGGTCGCCTGTAAAAGATTTAGAAGTTGCCCTAGGTCAATATGTTTTATATAAAGGAGTCATGACATATCGAGAAGAGAAGCGTCGGCTTTATTTAGCAATTCGTGATGATGTTTACCTTGATATATTTTCTGAACCAATTGGTAGAATTTTTATCGAAAATCATCAGCTCAGTATAATTGTTTTCGATCCGATTACGGAGGAAATTGTCAAATGGATAAACTAG
- a CDS encoding tetratricopeptide repeat protein — MNRISTNIAVLGIIYILGSTPAIVSAQTPQATPTSDLQEQYDEGVNRYNQGDFKGAIASFTEVIRLDPNNAAAYENRGNARDDLGDRQGAIADYNQAIKINPNNATTFYNRALAYDRLENNEAAIADYNRAIELNPQFASAYNSRGILRFALGDELGAMADFNQAIELEPDRPGIYYNRGNVRRRRGDNQDAIADYNRVLQLNPQDTDAYFNRGIAYYNVGDHHRAIVDFNQALQLNSNYAEAYYNRALSYSAIGNNQQALQDFQQAANLYQEQRKPEYYQDAQERIAELQQ, encoded by the coding sequence ATGAACCGCATTTCAACCAATATTGCTGTATTAGGCATTATTTACATTCTCGGTAGTACGCCTGCTATTGTCAGTGCTCAAACACCACAAGCTACTCCTACAAGCGACCTTCAGGAACAATACGATGAAGGTGTAAACCGATACAATCAAGGCGATTTTAAAGGCGCGATCGCCAGTTTCACAGAAGTGATTCGTCTCGATCCTAACAACGCAGCTGCTTACGAAAATCGCGGTAATGCCCGCGATGACTTGGGAGATCGTCAAGGTGCGATCGCCGATTACAATCAAGCAATCAAAATTAACCCGAACAATGCTACCACTTTCTATAACCGTGCCCTGGCTTACGATCGTCTAGAAAACAACGAAGCGGCGATCGCAGACTACAATCGAGCAATTGAACTCAATCCTCAGTTTGCTTCAGCCTACAACAGTCGCGGTATTCTGCGTTTTGCTTTAGGAGATGAACTCGGCGCAATGGCTGATTTTAACCAAGCAATTGAGCTTGAGCCTGATCGACCTGGAATTTATTACAATCGCGGAAATGTGCGCCGACGTCGCGGTGACAATCAAGATGCGATCGCAGACTACAATCGAGTATTACAGTTGAATCCTCAAGACACCGATGCCTATTTTAATCGAGGCATTGCCTATTACAATGTGGGAGATCACCACAGGGCGATCGTTGATTTCAATCAAGCTTTACAACTTAACTCTAACTATGCTGAAGCTTATTACAATCGAGCGCTTTCTTACAGTGCAATAGGAAACAATCAGCAAGCACTACAAGATTTTCAGCAAGCTGCTAACCTCTATCAAGAACAACGAAAGCCAGAATACTATCAAGATGCTCAAGAACGTATTGCAGAACTGCAACAATAA
- a CDS encoding nucleotidyltransferase family protein: MNLEALLNQREKILQIASKHGASNIQIFGSVARQENTSDSDIDFLVELDTQRTLLDQIALIQDLEELLGCRVDVVESDCLHEAIRSQVLQEAIPL; this comes from the coding sequence ATGAACCTTGAAGCTTTGCTCAACCAACGAGAAAAAATTCTGCAAATTGCCTCCAAACATGGCGCGTCAAATATCCAGATCTTTGGCTCTGTCGCGCGGCAAGAAAACACTTCTGATAGTGACATTGACTTTTTAGTTGAACTCGATACCCAACGAACCCTGCTCGACCAAATTGCCCTGATCCAAGACTTAGAAGAACTTCTCGGCTGTCGGGTGGATGTGGTTGAATCGGATTGTTTACACGAGGCGATTCGTAGCCAGGTGTTGCAGGAGGCGATTCCGCTATGA
- a CDS encoding type I restriction-modification system subunit M N-terminal domain-containing protein, with product MARTENVRQHANFIWSVADLLRGDYKQADYGKVILPFTVLRRLDCVLEPTKEIIMDF from the coding sequence ATGGCGCGGACAGAAAACGTAAGACAGCATGCTAACTTTATTTGGAGCGTTGCTGACCTTTTACGGGGTGATTACAAGCAGGCGGATTATGGCAAAGTTATTTTACCGTTTACTGTGTTGCGGCGGTTGGACTGCGTTTTAGAACCGACTAAAGAGATTATCATGGACTTTTAG
- a CDS encoding DUF5615 family PIN-like protein: protein MKILLDMNLSPLWIPVLAEAGFEAVHWATVGNPRATDGTILNWAATNRYVIFTHDLDFGTLLAATQARIPSVIQIRSQDILPDAMGHLLIAALQQFTTELEIGVLITIDETRTRARILPIPSWGTKP from the coding sequence ATGAAAATTTTGCTCGACATGAACCTTTCACCACTGTGGATTCCTGTTTTAGCAGAAGCAGGCTTTGAAGCTGTTCACTGGGCAACCGTAGGCAATCCCCGCGCCACCGACGGCACTATCCTCAACTGGGCGGCTACTAATAGATATGTCATCTTTACCCACGACTTAGACTTTGGCACACTCTTGGCGGCAACCCAAGCTCGAATACCTAGCGTCATTCAAATTCGCAGCCAAGACATTCTGCCCGATGCAATGGGACATTTATTAATTGCGGCTCTCCAACAATTTACAACTGAACTGGAAATTGGAGTATTGATTACTATTGATGAAACTCGTACCAGAGCCAGAATTCTTCCGATACCGAGTTGGGGAACAAAGCCATGA
- a CDS encoding DUF433 domain-containing protein yields MKKLTRITLNPEVMGGKPCIRGLRVTVGMVVGLLASGHSIDDILKAYPYLEREDIYEALSYAAWRADEIEVSVTVG; encoded by the coding sequence ATGAAAAAACTTACACGAATCACTTTGAACCCTGAAGTCATGGGTGGTAAACCTTGCATTCGAGGACTGCGGGTAACAGTTGGTATGGTTGTAGGTCTACTCGCGTCTGGTCACTCCATTGATGATATCCTCAAAGCCTATCCTTACCTGGAACGGGAAGATATCTACGAAGCTCTTTCCTATGCTGCTTGGAGAGCTGATGAAATCGAAGTTTCTGTAACCGTGGGATGA
- a CDS encoding restriction endonuclease subunit S — MCKSSYFDRTAFRVNLEEPTLRNIPRNQQIGRLLRPGDLLIEKSGGGELQPVGTVVIYDQHDPAVCSNFIARVEVREGYDPRFLTYLHGHLYSIGVNKRSIKQTTGIQNLDSQSYFDEFVGVPPLPVQKSIARFLDRKTATIDTLIAKKQRLIQLLKEKRTALINQAVTKGLNPNAPMKDSSIPWIGEIPEHWEIMPLKFLTTHITSGSRGWAQYYTEQGAVFLRITNLSRKFIELNLEDIQYVQPPLGSEGERSRVQLGDLLISITAYIGTVGVVTQNLGDAYVNQHVALTRPRQDLVNPQWLGWCLFSSPGQHQFNRFLNGSTKDGLGLEDIKDLFALVPPINEQVEIVDAINQKVLQTVNLINAISKQIEKLQEYRRSLITAAVTGKLNTTQEETP, encoded by the coding sequence TTGTGTAAGAGTAGCTATTTTGATCGAACAGCGTTTAGGGTCAATCTAGAGGAACCTACTCTACGAAATATTCCTCGCAATCAACAAATTGGACGATTATTAAGACCAGGTGATTTACTAATTGAGAAATCAGGTGGTGGAGAGTTACAACCAGTGGGAACCGTTGTAATTTATGACCAACATGATCCTGCTGTTTGTTCAAATTTTATAGCTCGTGTAGAAGTTCGAGAGGGATACGATCCACGTTTCCTAACTTACCTTCATGGACATTTATATTCAATAGGAGTGAATAAACGCTCTATTAAGCAAACAACTGGTATTCAAAATCTAGACTCACAATCTTATTTTGACGAGTTTGTAGGTGTACCACCATTACCAGTTCAAAAATCGATCGCCCGCTTTCTAGATCGCAAAACCGCAACCATAGACACCCTCATCGCCAAAAAACAACGCCTCATCCAACTCCTCAAAGAAAAACGCACCGCCCTGATCAACCAGGCAGTCACCAAAGGGCTGAACCCCAACGCCCCGATGAAGGACTCCAGCATCCCTTGGATTGGCGAAATTCCTGAGCATTGGGAAATAATGCCCCTCAAATTTCTAACAACACATATTACTAGCGGTTCACGAGGCTGGGCACAATACTACACTGAGCAAGGAGCAGTATTTCTACGTATAACCAATCTTTCAAGGAAATTCATAGAGTTAAATTTAGAGGATATTCAATATGTTCAACCACCTTTAGGCTCAGAGGGTGAGCGTTCTCGTGTTCAGCTAGGAGATCTTCTGATATCAATCACTGCATACATAGGTACAGTTGGCGTTGTAACACAAAATTTAGGTGATGCCTATGTTAATCAACATGTTGCATTGACAAGACCGAGGCAAGATTTAGTCAATCCTCAATGGTTAGGATGGTGTCTTTTTAGTTCACCAGGACAACATCAATTCAACAGATTTTTAAATGGCAGCACAAAAGATGGTTTGGGATTAGAAGATATAAAAGATCTCTTTGCCCTAGTTCCTCCAATCAATGAGCAAGTAGAAATTGTAGATGCTATTAATCAGAAAGTATTACAAACTGTCAACTTAATTAATGCAATTTCAAAGCAGATTGAAAAACTTCAAGAATATCGGCGATCGCTCATCACTGCTGCCGTTACTGGAAAACTTAATACTACTCAGGAGGAAACCCCATGA
- a CDS encoding ABC transporter ATP-binding protein, with protein MPIQLQLQQVSLSASLGSQDLLQDISFDVARGDRIAIVGPSGAGKTSLLRLLNRLSEPNAGVIQFENQDYRQIPVLQLRQEIVLVPQESKLLGMTVQDAIAYPLVLRKLPKQQIQQRVSHWIETLHVPVEWLDRNELQLSVGQRQLVAIARALVTQPKILLLDEPTSALDAGRTSHLVEVLTDLATTHQTTILMVNHQLEIAELFCTRVLHFQLGRLIQDEPASSINWHKLRESLIQAEAAVVAEWG; from the coding sequence GTGCCAATACAGCTACAGTTACAACAAGTAAGTTTATCAGCTTCACTGGGTTCACAAGATTTATTGCAAGACATTTCTTTTGATGTTGCAAGAGGCGATCGCATAGCAATTGTAGGTCCATCTGGTGCAGGTAAAACCTCTTTGTTGCGCCTATTGAACCGCTTAAGCGAACCTAATGCCGGTGTGATTCAGTTTGAAAATCAAGACTATCGCCAAATTCCAGTACTTCAACTACGCCAAGAAATTGTCCTCGTACCGCAAGAGTCTAAGCTGTTGGGAATGACAGTACAAGATGCGATCGCCTATCCCCTGGTTTTACGCAAATTACCAAAACAACAAATTCAACAGCGTGTCTCCCACTGGATTGAAACACTACACGTTCCTGTGGAGTGGCTAGATCGAAACGAGTTGCAACTTTCTGTAGGACAACGACAGTTAGTTGCGATCGCACGGGCTTTAGTCACTCAGCCGAAAATATTATTATTAGATGAACCAACATCTGCTTTAGATGCTGGGAGGACTTCACACTTAGTAGAAGTATTAACCGATTTAGCCACAACTCACCAAACAACGATTTTGATGGTGAATCATCAACTAGAGATTGCAGAGTTATTTTGTACGCGAGTTCTGCATTTTCAACTAGGTAGATTAATTCAAGATGAACCCGCTTCCAGTATAAACTGGCACAAACTCCGAGAAAGTTTAATTCAAGCCGAAGCCGCAGTAGTAGCAGAGTGGGGCTAA
- a CDS encoding XisI protein encodes MDKLAEYGHIIESVLQRYASIPYSHDEIDNRVIVDGERKNFLLMTIGWEGHRRVHGCVVHIQIIDDKIWIQRDGIEDSMTEELEAAGISKDKIVLAFYPSHVRPYTGYAVA; translated from the coding sequence ATGGATAAACTAGCTGAGTATGGTCACATTATCGAGTCTGTTTTGCAACGTTATGCCAGCATTCCATACAGTCACGATGAAATAGATAATCGTGTGATAGTTGATGGTGAGCGCAAGAATTTTTTGTTGATGACTATCGGTTGGGAGGGTCATCGTCGGGTACATGGTTGCGTTGTTCATATCCAAATTATTGATGACAAAATCTGGATTCAACGTGATGGCATCGAAGATAGTATGACGGAAGAGTTAGAAGCGGCAGGAATCTCGAAAGATAAGATTGTTCTGGCGTTTTATCCATCTCATGTGCGTCCTTATACGGGGTATGCAGTGGCGTAA
- a CDS encoding deoxyguanosinetriphosphate triphosphohydrolase — protein MNSSMHWQQLLSRSRLLTDLNLGDPGRTPFEKDFDKIIFSSYFRRLKDKTQVFSLVDNDYIRSRLSHSLEASCVGRTLGTLVGQEIVKRHSHELQDYTARDFGDIIAAACLAHDIGNPPFGHAGEDAIQEWFKSPNAAAVLSLLTPEQQADFKYFEGNAQGFRILTKLDKPQHRQGLQFTCATLATFTKYPREAGINSNSFNQYNSNSDNKSTKKHGFFQEEKDVFTQIAEEVGLIRRKEHLSWWCRHPLVFLVEAADDICYHIVDLEDGFSMGYIDYAAAKMWLSEILTGEKIDILDDKKEHIKYLRARAIHKLITEVKQVFLDNEKQILSGSFDSPITSQIESGFKLKEIIDLTRKNVYEACEVVEVKVAGYEVIGGLLEEFVNAVTNNNLSKSYLTKKLLPNFKDNDEKLYQKILQVTDYISGMTDSYAVSLFKKIKGISLPRGGR, from the coding sequence ATGAACTCATCTATGCATTGGCAGCAACTATTATCCCGTAGTCGATTGTTGACAGATTTAAACCTAGGCGATCCTGGACGTACACCTTTTGAAAAAGACTTTGATAAAATTATTTTCTCTTCTTATTTTAGAAGATTGAAAGACAAAACACAAGTTTTTTCTCTCGTAGATAATGACTATATTCGTAGTCGATTAAGTCATAGTTTAGAAGCTTCGTGTGTAGGTAGAACTCTTGGTACACTTGTTGGTCAAGAAATAGTTAAACGACACTCTCATGAATTACAAGATTATACTGCGAGAGATTTTGGTGATATTATAGCTGCGGCTTGTTTAGCTCACGATATTGGCAATCCTCCTTTTGGTCATGCGGGTGAAGATGCGATTCAAGAGTGGTTTAAATCTCCTAATGCTGCGGCAGTGCTATCGTTATTAACTCCTGAACAACAAGCAGATTTCAAGTATTTTGAAGGTAATGCTCAAGGTTTTAGAATTCTTACAAAACTAGACAAACCACAGCATCGTCAAGGTTTACAATTTACTTGTGCAACTTTAGCAACATTTACAAAATATCCACGAGAAGCTGGAATTAATAGTAACTCGTTTAATCAATACAATAGTAATTCTGATAATAAAAGTACTAAAAAACATGGTTTTTTTCAAGAAGAAAAAGATGTTTTTACTCAAATTGCTGAAGAGGTAGGTTTAATCCGCCGTAAAGAGCATTTATCTTGGTGGTGCAGACATCCATTAGTTTTTCTTGTCGAAGCAGCAGATGATATCTGTTACCATATTGTAGATTTAGAAGATGGCTTTTCAATGGGTTATATCGACTATGCAGCAGCTAAGATGTGGCTCAGTGAGATTTTAACAGGAGAAAAAATAGATATTTTAGATGATAAAAAAGAGCATATTAAGTATTTAAGAGCTAGAGCAATTCATAAATTAATCACAGAAGTCAAACAAGTTTTTCTTGATAATGAGAAGCAAATCTTGTCTGGTAGTTTTGATAGTCCAATAACCTCACAGATAGAGTCGGGTTTCAAATTAAAAGAAATTATAGACTTAACGCGCAAAAATGTGTATGAAGCCTGTGAAGTTGTTGAAGTAAAAGTTGCTGGTTATGAAGTAATTGGTGGTTTGTTAGAAGAATTTGTTAATGCTGTTACTAATAATAACTTATCAAAAAGTTATTTAACTAAAAAACTCTTACCTAATTTTAAAGATAATGATGAGAAACTTTATCAAAAAATTTTACAAGTAACAGATTATATTTCTGGAATGACAGATTCTTACGCAGTTTCTTTGTTTAAGAAAATCAAAGGAATTTCTTTACCGCGTGGCGGAAGGTAG
- a CDS encoding type I restriction endonuclease, protein MIETETSVDVEMEDEGVVIRGRIDVDVLVLKNRLWLLVIESKRSDFAVTRAIPQALAYMLGNPEMAQPTFGMITNGNEFLFLKASRQPTAEYANSRLFSLVNPNNELYTVLQVLKRLGMEAIANG, encoded by the coding sequence TTGATTGAGACAGAAACCAGTGTGGATGTGGAAATGGAGGATGAAGGAGTAGTAATTCGAGGGCGCATTGATGTTGATGTACTAGTGCTAAAAAATCGCTTGTGGCTGTTAGTGATTGAGTCGAAGCGGAGTGATTTTGCAGTGACGCGGGCGATTCCTCAAGCCTTGGCTTATATGTTAGGAAACCCAGAGATGGCTCAACCAACGTTTGGCATGATTACGAATGGGAATGAGTTTTTGTTCTTGAAAGCGAGTCGTCAACCCACGGCTGAATATGCTAACTCCAGACTATTTTCGTTGGTGAATCCAAATAATGAACTCTATACGGTTTTGCAAGTTCTGAAGCGGTTGGGGATGGAGGCGATCGCCAATGGCTAA